The following DNA comes from Chryseobacterium gallinarum.
AAACCAACCCTGTTTTTCGTTTGGTTTCCAACCTGTTTTACTGACAAATTTTTTGGTACCGCCACCTTTGCTGGTCCCTGATCCGCCACAGCTGGTTAATGCAAGTGTAGAACTCAATGCTATTAATGAAAACAACTTTAGTTTTTTCATAGTCGATATAAATATTTTCAAAGTACAAAGAAAAAATAAATTATTCAATAAATCAAATAAAGATTTGATTTTTTTGAAAAACGTTAACAAATTAATTTTATTGTATCACAATTTAATTCTAAATTTTTCATTTATTTTGTAATTTAGCAATTTCAATAGTAAACATGAAACGAAAAATTACGCTTTTATCTTTAATCGCTTTTGCATCAACACTTTACGCTCAAAGAAACACCATAGAATGGAATGGCTCTAAAATTCAGGATTTTGGCGATACAAAATTAAATCTCCCTATTTTTAAAAATGAGGGGTTTTCGTTTAGCCAAAATAACGTTTTTATAGTAACTAAACAAAAAATTGGAGAAAAGCAGTTGAAAGTTTCTGATCTGGCATGGGAAAGTGTTTCCAACAGAGACTTGTTCGAATTGGAAAAAAGCACGTTACCGGATTATGATATTGCTGATGTTTCCTATTATACGGTAGATGGTGAAAGGTATGCCAGCATCAACGTTGCTCTATTTAAAAATGTGAACGGGCGTGTTCAGAGATTATCTTCTTTCAATGTTTCAGAAGCTTCAGCTCCGCTAAATATGACAGGCGGTGTCAACAAAATAGGAACCACCAATAATCCTTTATCCAGCGGAAACTTTTATAAAATAAAGGTTGACAAGTCCGGCATATTTAAAATTACATCACAGTTTTTAAGGGATAACGGAATTAATCCAGCATCTGTTAATCCTAAAAATTTCAGAATTTATGGAAACGGAGGAATTATGCTTCCTGAATTTAACCAGGATCCACGGTATGATGCCCTGCAGGAAAATGCCATTCAGGTAGTGGGAGAAGATGACGGGGTATGGAATGATCAGGATTATGCTCTCTTCTATGCACAGGGTCCTGACGGATACAATTTATACAGTACCAGCAATGGAAATGGATTTAAAAGAACAGATACCAGATCCGACCGGAGCCAGAATGTAAAAAATATATACGAAGATTTTTCTTACTATTATATTAATTTCGATAAAGGTGCCGGAAAAAGAGTTCAGAACATGGATGTCAACCTTCCTGCCCAACTGATTACAAGATATGACAGCTATCAGGTAATCAATAATGATCAGAAGAATCTTATGAAAGTAGGAAGAACCTGGGTGGAAGATGCTCCTTTCAGCACGGAAAAGACCGTTACACTTACGACCAATTCTCCTATACAGGCAACAGATGTTATCAGGTACGGTACCAGGGTCATAGGTTCCACTGCACAGCAGAATACGATTGAAATCAAAATCAATGATAAAAACCCGTCAGTCTATACGGTTCCTGCAGATACGCCTACTTACGGATATGTTTTTTTCCCAATAAAATATTTCGGGACTATATCCAACCTGACAGGAAATCAGATTACCTTTACATATAACCCCAATATTTCTGTAAACCCCAACGGAGTCTTCTACCTGGATTATGTAGAAGTACAATATAAGGAAAACCTGACCTTTAACGGTTCACAAATGAACTTCAGGGATTACTCAATTGTAAGCGGAAGCAACAACAACTATGGTTTCAGCATTTCCAATGCTTCCAATATAGAACAGGTTTGGGATGTTACCGATATCACCAATGCCAGCAGGAAGGTAAATAAAGCGGGAGCGGGTACTTTTAGTTTTGGTTATATTGCTTCCGACCAGTATTTCAATAATGAATTTGTAGCATTCCGTTCTGATGCTGCTTTCACTCCGCAGTTTGTAGGAAGGGTCAACAATCAAAACCTCTCTGCGTTACAGAATGTAGATTACCTGATCCTGACGGTTCCTGAAATGATGGGGCAAGCTCAGAGACTGGCAAGTTATCATCAGACGAAAAATAATTATAAAGTAGAAATAGTAGATGTCAATAAAATCTATGAAGAGTTTGGAAGCGGAAGCAAAGATCTTACTGCAATAAGGGATTTCGTAACGAAGCTCAATACCACACAAGGAAAATTAAAGTATGTGTTTATCCTCGGGGACGCTTCTTTTGATTATAAAAACAGGGTTCCCAATAATACCAATGTAGTTCCCTCCTACCAGAGTGAATATTCCTCAGATGTTATTTCCTCTTTTGTGACCGACGACTATATTGTAATGACCCAGCCCCAAACGGCATCCGTTATTGAAAATAACCTTCCGGATATTCCTGTGGGAAGGATTCCCGCAGCCAATGTCTCTGAAGCCGGTGATATGATCAGCAAAACTCTTGCCTATTATAATTCCCATTCCGGGCAATCCAGTCCTTTTGGGGAATGGCGGATGAAACTTGATTTTGTGGTGGATGATGACCGGGATGGAGGAAGTCCTTTCCATGATGTAATGAATAATACGTTGGTCAATATTTTTGAACAACCGGGGCAGCAGGATCTTAAGGAATACAATGTAAGAAAATTATATATGGACGCCTTCCCTGCTCAAAGTACTGCGGCAGGACCAAGATTCCCTCAGGTCACCCAGGGGATTACCAATGCAATCGGAAACAGCTTATATTTATTCTATTTCGGACATGGAGGAATCAATGGCTGGGCCCAGGAGAGAGTACTGACCAGTACGGAAATTCAGAATTCCAATAATTTTTCAAATATTTACAGCAGATTCCCTTTTGTTTCTACCATTACCTGTGAGTTTACGTTATGGGATGACCCTGCCACTTATTCTGCAGGCGAACAGTTTATTAAATTAAAACAGGGAGGAGCTGCCGCCATGATTACTTCCAGCCGTGCCATCGGGGTAGATTACGGACGTGATTTTACGGATATTTATACTAAAAATATCTTTAAATTAACCAATGATGATTTTGATACCCTGGGATATGCCCATTTAATTGCTAAAAAACAAAAAGGAGCCAACAGTAATCATTTAAAGGTCAACCTTCTGGGGGATCCTGCCATGAAGCTAAGCAGACCGCAAAGGCTTTTGGTGATTGATAATATTGAAACTCCCGTTCCGGGATTAATCCGTGGATTGGACTTTGTAAAAATCAAAGGTCATATCAACAATCCGAATGGTACGTTAAACAATACTTTTAACGGGAGAGTCTCCATTAATATCTTTGATAAGAGATTAAATAAAAAAACCTTAAATAACAACGGGGCCCTATCTCCTGTCTTAAATTATACAGAGGAAGGAAGTCCTATTGTAAAAGCTGCAGGTACTGCCGTAAACGGCGTATTCACTGCAGAGTTCTATGTTCCTAAAGACATCAATTATGCTGTTGGAGAAGGAAGAATATTGACCTATGCAGACAATAAGGTTACCGATGTTTTCAATAACCAGGCAGTACAGGTAGGTGATATCAATCCTAACGGAGTGAATGACAACCAGCCTCCGAAAGTAAAATTATATATGAACAATACCAATTTTGCAGACGGAGGAATTACCAATCAGAATCCAATGCTTCTTGCCTGCCTTACGGATGACACGGGAATTAATTCTACAGGATCCGGTGTGGGGCACGATATTACAGTGTATCTGGACGGGCAAATTATTAATACTGTTGTTTTAAATGATTTCTATGCTGCAGGAGAAGGAAACGGATGCCTGAATCCGGGGCTTGCCGATTATCAAAAAGGAAATGTAACCTATCCATTTAAAAATTTAGCTATTGGACAACACCAGCTCACATTTAAAGTTTGGGACATAAACAATAATTCAACAACTGCTACGTTAAATTTTGAAGTTAAGGATGAATCTGATCAGCATCTGACTATTAACCGTCCGCTGAACTGGCCTAATCCTTTTACCAATAAAACGTACATTCAGTTTGAACACAACTGTGATGACATCTTAAATGTGAATGTACAGATTTATACAATTACCGGAAGATTGGTAAGAACATTATCACAGGCGGTAGTTGCGGAACCGTTCCTGCAAGGCTTTAGAACTCCTCGCCAGGCTATAGAATGGGACGGAAGAGATGATTTTGGTTCTACAGTAGCAAAAGGTACGTATATTTTTAAGATATTTGCAAAAAGTCAAAATCAAGAAAAATGCAAAGGAAGTGCTACAGCTGTAGAAAAAATGGTACTTTTGAAATAATTAAATAATACATAGACAATAAAATTAATAAAAAACTGATAATATATAAAAGACAACATATGAATTTAACTACTAAACTGCTTTTAGGATTTGGTTTAAGTGCTGGTTTTCTAGGCTATTCGCAAGATTTAGGTAAAGTAGGCCCAGTATTGACCGGAGCTCCTTTCCTAAGAATTGCACCGGATGCAAGATCAGGAGGTATGGGAGACCAGGGGGTAGTAACCTCTTCGGATGCTTTTTCTCAATTCTGGAACGCCGCAAAATATCCTTTTAGCAGCTCAAGTTCTTCCATTGGTCTTAACTATACGCCATACATGGGGAAACTTACCAATGATGTATTCTTATTATACGCTGCATTTCATAAATTCCTGGGACAGGAAGAAAGATCTACCATTTCTGCAAGTATCTATTATTTCAATATGGGGCAGGTAGACCTTACTCAATTGGTAGGTACGGAAGTAGCTTCGATGGGTACATCAAAACCCAATGAATTCTCCATTGATGTGGCTTACGGCATGAAGCTTTCCGACTCCTATTCCATGGCAGTGACAGGTAGATTCATTCGTTCTGACTTAGCCGGCGGATTCAACACCGACACCACTCTTAAAGCGGCCAACTCTTTTGCAGTAGATATTTCAGGATACTATACTTCTCCAAGATTCTCCAGTATCGGAGGTTATGATGGTAAAGTAAACGCAGGTTTTGCTGTCCAGAACCTGGGTCCTAAACTTGATTATACAGGAAATGAAGAATCAAGATCCTACCTGCCGACAATGGCAAGATTAGGAGTTGGATATGATATGTACCTGGATGACCTGAACAGAATCGGAATCAGTGTGGAAGGTTCGAAACTTTTAGTTCCGGGATCTGAGTATGTAGGTATAGACCCTAATACAAGACAACCCAGATACGAAATTCCGAATGTGGGTGTAATGGCAGGTATCGGGAAATCTTTCAAAAATAAAAACAGCATCATGTATAGTGGCGCCCTGGAATATTCATATGATAATGCTTTCTCCGTAAGAGGAGGTTACTTCCATGAAAGTGAAGAGCAGGGAGCAAGACAGTTTGCCACTGCCGGTATTGGGTTAAAATACCGTTCGTTTGCCCTTGATCTGTCTTACCTGATCAACATGTCTAAAATCAATACAGCTTTAGATAATACCTTACGTTTTGGTCTTACCTGGAATATAGGAGACGAAACATCAAACAATGATCGTTAAGATAACATCAATCATACAAAGCCTCATGATCATGAGGCTTTTTTGTTAAAGAATACCAAAGATGAAAAAAAATATCCTGATATTTTTGACAATACTAAGCAGCCCCGTTTGTTTCTCACAAACTAATCTTATCAATAAAAATTTTCAAACCGTCATAGGAAATGTCTGTGAAGAGACGAGCGAACCTGACCCCTGTGCCGGATATACGATCTATCTCCTATTGAACTTTAAAAACAACCAGGTTTCCATCACAGAAAAAAATGTAAGGTCATGCAGTGAATCTGTCAAATACCAAATCAAGGCCAATTGGAAACAAAAACCAGATGGCAAGATCATTCTATTCTATCCCGGAAAACTTCCGGAAGATCATTTTTTAGAAGGATTCCGGTTACAATACAAAGGAAAACAGCTTACAGGATATAAAAAAGACTGGCAAGGGCATATGGTGGAATATGAGTTTAAGACTATCCAATAATCAGTTACCCGGCTGATAATCCCTATCCCAAGGCATAAACAAGGTCTTCAGCAGGATTACAATATCTTTTGAACAATATAAAAACAATCTCCGGTCTAATGTTTTTTACCACTGTATATTCGCAATACCGGATTTCACTTATATCCACTTTGAAAACTAACTATTAACAAGGTAAAAAAATAACATTTAAGTGTACAAAAGTTTCTTCTTTATGGCGATTTTTTAAATCCAATGGCTATTTTTGTAGTATGAACTATTCGGCGGAGCTTAAAAAATTTGTAACCAGTCAATATGTATATTCTGCAATCAGAATTACATTAGCTACTGTTCTGCCTTGCCTGGTCCTTGCCCACTTCGGCATTTTAAAAGAATACTTCTTATTTCCTCTGGGGACCAGCTTCGTAGCGCTTACCGATCAGCCAGGACCTTTTATCCGAAGGAGAAACGCTCTTGCCTTTGCCATCTGCTGCTTTGTTTTTGTGGCACTTATTGCCAGTTTGGTGATGAACTTCAAAATCCTGGTACTTCTTGAGATTATTGTATTCGGAATGTTTTTTTCCCTGATCGGAGTATACGGGCAAAGGCTGGCTGCCGTGGGTTCGTTATCATTGGTGGTACTCGCCATCTTTATTGACGGACATCTTACCGGAAGCAATATCTTAAAGAGCTTGCTTATCTTTGCCTGCGGATGTATCTGGTTTTTGCTTATATTTCTTGTTGTAACAACCATTCGTCCTTATAAGCTGGCAGGTCAGATGATTGGAGAAAACTACCTTCAGCTGGCTGAATTTTTAAAGATAAAAGCCAATTATTACCAGAAAAATCCTGATTTTAATAAGCTTACTACCCAGGTTATTGCCAAACAGATTGAAATCAAAAACCTGCAGGAAGATACCAGGGAAACAGTTTTCAAAACAAGGACAATTGTTAATGAATCTACTACCACCAGCCGTTTGCTGATGCTGATGTTCCTGAATTCTATGGACCTTCATGAAAAGCTGATGACTTCTGAAAGTGATTATCAGAAACTGCAGCAAAGCTTTGAAGACAGCATGATCCTGGTCAATATTCATGATTATCTCAACCTTCTGGCTGAAGAAATTACCAATATCGGGATTGCTCTTCAGAGCGGTACCCGCGCAAAGCCGATGTTCAATCTTGAGCTTGAACTAAAAAACCTCAATTATCACTATTTCGAGCTCAGGAATAAACAATTATCTCCCGACAACCTGGAAAATTTCATGATCCTGCGCCAGATCCTGATGCGCATCAATGAAATTACCAAAGAGATCAACGAAATTTATAAAGTATTTTCCCAGAATGTAAAACTGGCAAAAAGTTTATCCACCGGATTAGACTTAAAGAAGTTCATGCCCAATGAGCCCAAACTTAATGCTAAGGTTTTAAGGAATAATATCTCTTTATCTTCTTCCCATTTTCGTCATGCCATAAGGATTACAACCGCTTTACTGCTGGGCTACCTTTTCTCTATGTTCGATTTTCTGGGACTGGGGCATACCTACTGGATATTAATTACGATTACTGCCATTTTAAAGCCGGCTTATTCCATTACCAAGAAGCGAAATCTTCTGCGTCTTTACGGAACTATTACAGGGGCTGTCATAGCTTATATAATTCTGCATTTTATCCATATTAACGGAATATTGTTCGCCATATTACTGATCAGCATGATCATGTGTTTCAGCTTTTTGAAAGGACGTTATTATTGGGCCGTATTATTTATGACCATTTATGTTTTCCTGAGTTTCAATTTTTTAAACCCCGGAAAAATAGACATTATATTCAAAGACAGGGTTTTAGATACTGCAATTGCAGGCATCATCGCTTTTGCTGTATCATATATTATATTGCCTGTATGGGAGCATACCCAAAACCTGGATCTGATGAAAAAATCTGCTGCAGATAACCTCATCTATTTCCAAAGTGTTATTTCTAAGTTTCTACAGGGTGATTTTGACCTTGAAGATTATAAGGTAAAGCGGAAAAATGCGATCATTTCCCTGGCCAATCTTTCCGATAATTTTCAAAGAATGATTTCCGATCCCAAGAACCAGCAGAAAAAACTGGAAGTCGTTCATCAGTTTGTAGCCACCTCCCATCTTATCACAGCTTATACGGCTTCTTTGTCTCAATATTCTAAAAGCAATGAGCAATATCCTGAAATAGACGCTGAAAGCTGGAGCAGAAAAATTGAAGCCGAAATGCAGCAAACCTCAACTTTACTGAACGGGGAGAATATTACTGAAGCTCTTAGGATGGAAAGCCGTCTTGAACCTGAAGATTCTTCCATTGAAGATATGCTTCTGAAAAGAAAAACTGAAATTGAGGAAAATGATATCATCGACAGAAGGGATCCCGACAAGATTTCTCATCTTACGGAGCTTAAAAACATCCATGATATTCTTGAACTGATCTATGATGTTGCCAAAGAACAGAGAAAAGTAATTGAAAAATACAGGGCTGAAAAGGTAGGAGAATCCTAATACTTTATATTTTGTTAATTGTCCTATGGCAATCCGGTTTTTGGCTAATTGTAATATCTTAGTTAAAAATAAACCATGGAAAAACTGCCAATTCACATTTCATTATTTTTTGGAATCATCACTTTCGTGACCTTACTGCTATTTTGCTGGTCAGTCAAAAATTCTGATTCAAAAATTATACAGTCAAAAGCAGGAATAATCTTTCTTATCCTGTTCTGTTGGCTGATGATTCAGGCAGCTTTATCTTTGAATGGTGTATATAATAGTGATTTAAATTCACTGCCCCCAAAAATTGTATTGTTTGGGATCCTTCCGCCGGTGTTTGTTATGATTTTTATTTTTAATCTGGAAAAAGGAAAATTGTTTATTGATCACCTGTCACTTTTGCATATTACTTATCTAAATACAATAAGAATTTTTGTTGAAATAATTCTATATGAGCTATTCCTATACAAAACGGTGCCTGAACTTATGACATTTAAAGGAATTAACTTTGATATTCTCGCAGGTATTTCGGCTCCGTTTATTGCTTATTATGGAATAAGAATATCAAAAATAAGTAGAAATTTTATTGTATGCTGGAATATTCTAAGTCTTGCACTACTGCTCAATATAGTATTAATTGCGTTTCTTTCAGCGCCATCTCCGTTACAAAAGATTGCATTTCACCAGCCTAATATTGCCATACTTTACTTTCCATTTAGCTGGCTCCCTACATTTATTGTTCCTGTCGTTCTTTTTGGACACCTTGTTTCCATACGGCAGTTATTAAAACAGAAACCATCTACTCCTCCACAATCGTAAAACAGTAGTCATCAAAAAACTCTACTCTGGCTTTGAATTCATCTGAAAATTGGTCGTCATATACACGACAGCTTATTTTATGAAGATGCTTTAATTCAAAGGGTTTTACTTCATAATTTTTTTTCAAAGACCAGTATTTTGAATGATGGATCTTGTACATACTTTCCTTTACGCTCCAGATAATGGTGTAAAAAGTATCAGCCTTATCTTCCGGGATAAATCCTCTTTCATTTTCGTAGGTAAATTTATCAATGACCCTTAAAATTTTAGGGTTGAATTTCTCCACGTCTATTCCTATTTTATTCTTAGAAATAGCAATAGCAGCAAAAGGAAAAGAATGGGTAATGGAGATTTCAGCATCCTTAGGTGAAAGAAAAGGCTCTCTTTCTTTATACAGAATTTTGGAATCTGGTTTTAACCCTTTCAGAAGTTTGCGCACCATCAATACTTCAAGAAGTTTTTTGGGATGATAATCTTTTACCTTTTCGGCATTTTCAGGTTCCAGAAGTTCATGGATATCAAGGTTTTCACTTTCGTCATACTTCCAGACAAGGATAGTGGCATTATCATCAGAAAAATCTCGGTAAAGGGGCATTGTTTTTTTATTCGATAAAAGTAGTAAAAAGATGTGGAAAGAGAAAACGGTAAGAAAAACCGGAAGTCTGAAACCGAAAGAGGCTTGTTTTTATTTATCTGCAAAAACAATCCTAACCAACAGGCGATTCTTAATCTATGTATAATCTCTTAAAGCAGAACCCGATTGTCGTTTTTTTATCTTAATTTTTAATTGTAATTTTGCAGTTCGTTATCAATTGAATTTAAAAACTATTCATTACATATGAGTACTACAACACAATACGTTCCTTATAAAGTAAAGGATATCACCCTGGCAGAATGGGGAAGAAAAGAAATTACCCTGGCAGAAGCAGAAATGCCGGGCTTGATGGCTATCCGTGAAGAATACGGACCATCCCAACCCCTCAAAGGAGCAAGAATCGCAGGATGTCTTCACATGACCATCCAGACAGCTGTGCTTATCGAAACATTAGTAGCTTTAGGAGCAGAGGTTACCTGGTCTTCCTGTAATATCTTCTCCACTCAGGATCACGCTGCCGCTGCCATTGCTGCTGCAGGAATTCCTGTGTATGCATGGAAAGGTCTGACTGAAGAGGAATTTGA
Coding sequences within:
- the porU gene encoding type IX secretion system sortase PorU, translated to MKRKITLLSLIAFASTLYAQRNTIEWNGSKIQDFGDTKLNLPIFKNEGFSFSQNNVFIVTKQKIGEKQLKVSDLAWESVSNRDLFELEKSTLPDYDIADVSYYTVDGERYASINVALFKNVNGRVQRLSSFNVSEASAPLNMTGGVNKIGTTNNPLSSGNFYKIKVDKSGIFKITSQFLRDNGINPASVNPKNFRIYGNGGIMLPEFNQDPRYDALQENAIQVVGEDDGVWNDQDYALFYAQGPDGYNLYSTSNGNGFKRTDTRSDRSQNVKNIYEDFSYYYINFDKGAGKRVQNMDVNLPAQLITRYDSYQVINNDQKNLMKVGRTWVEDAPFSTEKTVTLTTNSPIQATDVIRYGTRVIGSTAQQNTIEIKINDKNPSVYTVPADTPTYGYVFFPIKYFGTISNLTGNQITFTYNPNISVNPNGVFYLDYVEVQYKENLTFNGSQMNFRDYSIVSGSNNNYGFSISNASNIEQVWDVTDITNASRKVNKAGAGTFSFGYIASDQYFNNEFVAFRSDAAFTPQFVGRVNNQNLSALQNVDYLILTVPEMMGQAQRLASYHQTKNNYKVEIVDVNKIYEEFGSGSKDLTAIRDFVTKLNTTQGKLKYVFILGDASFDYKNRVPNNTNVVPSYQSEYSSDVISSFVTDDYIVMTQPQTASVIENNLPDIPVGRIPAANVSEAGDMISKTLAYYNSHSGQSSPFGEWRMKLDFVVDDDRDGGSPFHDVMNNTLVNIFEQPGQQDLKEYNVRKLYMDAFPAQSTAAGPRFPQVTQGITNAIGNSLYLFYFGHGGINGWAQERVLTSTEIQNSNNFSNIYSRFPFVSTITCEFTLWDDPATYSAGEQFIKLKQGGAAAMITSSRAIGVDYGRDFTDIYTKNIFKLTNDDFDTLGYAHLIAKKQKGANSNHLKVNLLGDPAMKLSRPQRLLVIDNIETPVPGLIRGLDFVKIKGHINNPNGTLNNTFNGRVSINIFDKRLNKKTLNNNGALSPVLNYTEEGSPIVKAAGTAVNGVFTAEFYVPKDINYAVGEGRILTYADNKVTDVFNNQAVQVGDINPNGVNDNQPPKVKLYMNNTNFADGGITNQNPMLLACLTDDTGINSTGSGVGHDITVYLDGQIINTVVLNDFYAAGEGNGCLNPGLADYQKGNVTYPFKNLAIGQHQLTFKVWDINNNSTTATLNFEVKDESDQHLTINRPLNWPNPFTNKTYIQFEHNCDDILNVNVQIYTITGRLVRTLSQAVVAEPFLQGFRTPRQAIEWDGRDDFGSTVAKGTYIFKIFAKSQNQEKCKGSATAVEKMVLLK
- the porV gene encoding type IX secretion system outer membrane channel protein PorV encodes the protein MNLTTKLLLGFGLSAGFLGYSQDLGKVGPVLTGAPFLRIAPDARSGGMGDQGVVTSSDAFSQFWNAAKYPFSSSSSSIGLNYTPYMGKLTNDVFLLYAAFHKFLGQEERSTISASIYYFNMGQVDLTQLVGTEVASMGTSKPNEFSIDVAYGMKLSDSYSMAVTGRFIRSDLAGGFNTDTTLKAANSFAVDISGYYTSPRFSSIGGYDGKVNAGFAVQNLGPKLDYTGNEESRSYLPTMARLGVGYDMYLDDLNRIGISVEGSKLLVPGSEYVGIDPNTRQPRYEIPNVGVMAGIGKSFKNKNSIMYSGALEYSYDNAFSVRGGYFHESEEQGARQFATAGIGLKYRSFALDLSYLINMSKINTALDNTLRFGLTWNIGDETSNNDR
- a CDS encoding FUSC family protein, with the translated sequence MNYSAELKKFVTSQYVYSAIRITLATVLPCLVLAHFGILKEYFLFPLGTSFVALTDQPGPFIRRRNALAFAICCFVFVALIASLVMNFKILVLLEIIVFGMFFSLIGVYGQRLAAVGSLSLVVLAIFIDGHLTGSNILKSLLIFACGCIWFLLIFLVVTTIRPYKLAGQMIGENYLQLAEFLKIKANYYQKNPDFNKLTTQVIAKQIEIKNLQEDTRETVFKTRTIVNESTTTSRLLMLMFLNSMDLHEKLMTSESDYQKLQQSFEDSMILVNIHDYLNLLAEEITNIGIALQSGTRAKPMFNLELELKNLNYHYFELRNKQLSPDNLENFMILRQILMRINEITKEINEIYKVFSQNVKLAKSLSTGLDLKKFMPNEPKLNAKVLRNNISLSSSHFRHAIRITTALLLGYLFSMFDFLGLGHTYWILITITAILKPAYSITKKRNLLRLYGTITGAVIAYIILHFIHINGILFAILLISMIMCFSFLKGRYYWAVLFMTIYVFLSFNFLNPGKIDIIFKDRVLDTAIAGIIAFAVSYIILPVWEHTQNLDLMKKSAADNLIYFQSVISKFLQGDFDLEDYKVKRKNAIISLANLSDNFQRMISDPKNQQKKLEVVHQFVATSHLITAYTASLSQYSKSNEQYPEIDAESWSRKIEAEMQQTSTLLNGENITEALRMESRLEPEDSSIEDMLLKRKTEIEENDIIDRRDPDKISHLTELKNIHDILELIYDVAKEQRKVIEKYRAEKVGES
- a CDS encoding 4'-phosphopantetheinyl transferase family protein, translated to MPLYRDFSDDNATILVWKYDESENLDIHELLEPENAEKVKDYHPKKLLEVLMVRKLLKGLKPDSKILYKEREPFLSPKDAEISITHSFPFAAIAISKNKIGIDVEKFNPKILRVIDKFTYENERGFIPEDKADTFYTIIWSVKESMYKIHHSKYWSLKKNYEVKPFELKHLHKISCRVYDDQFSDEFKARVEFFDDYCFTIVEE